GGACGGCGTACTGAAACACCCCGAAACTTATGAAATCATGACTGCCGAATCGGTCGGCTGGGCCACCAACCGCCTGAGCCTGGGCAAACTCTCCGGCCGCAATGCCTTCAAAACCAAGCTCGCCGAGCTGGGCATCGCGCTGGAAAGCGAAGAAGCCCTTAACGCCGCCTTCGCCCGCTTCAAAGAGCTGGCCGACAAAAAACGCGAAATCTTCGACGAAGACCTGCACGCCCTCGTGTCCGACGAAATGGGCAGCCTGCACGCCGAAATCTACAAATTCGTCTCGCAGAAAATCACCACCGAAACCGGCGAAGCCCCCCGCGCCGAAATCGTGTTCAACCTGTGCGGCGAAGAAAAACACGCCGTATCCACCGGCTCGGGCCCCGTGGACGCCGTATTCAAAGCCATCGAAAGCGTGGCGCAAAGCGGCGCAGTGTTGCAGCTTTACTCGGTGAACGCCGTAACCGCAGGCACGGAAAGCCAGGGCGAAACCAGCGTGCGCCTCGAGCGCGCCGGCCGCGTCGTCAGCGGACAGGGCGCGGACACCGACATCCTCGCCGCCGCCGCCAAAGCCTACCTCGCTGCCCTCTCCAAACTGGAAACCGGCGCGGAAAAAGTCAAAGCCCAAGGCGGCATCTGAACCGCCGACGATACACAAAGGCCGTTTGAAAAACGCATCGCGCGGTTTTTCAGACGGCCTACGATATATAAAAATAAAGGGGCTGTACTAGATAAGCAGTCATGTTAGACTGTAAAAATGAAGATAACCCGTTGTAAACTAAAAAAGAGTATTCAAAAGAAACTGCTCCAATTTTTTGTACTCGAAGTTACCGCCCGTTCAGCTGCCAATTTATTGGGCATCCACCCCAATTCGGCAGTGCTGTTTTACCGCAAGGTTCGCGTAGTCATCAGCCATCATCTCTCGTTGGAAGCCGATATGGTTTTTGACGGCTCGGTCGAGTTGGACGAGAGTTATTTCGGCGGACACCGCAAAGGCAAACGCGGGCGCGGTGCGGCAGGCAAGGCGGCGGTTTTCGGTATTCTCAAACGCGGCGGCAAGGTCTATACCGTAGTGGTTGAAAACGCCAAAAGAGAAACCTTACTGCCTGTTATCACAAAGAAAATCATGCCGGACAGCATTGTCTATACGGATTGCCTGGGCAGCTATGACGTATTGGATGTGAGTGGCTTTACCCACCAACGCATCAACCACAGCAAGCTGTTTGCCGACAGGCAGAACCACATCAGCGGCATTGAAAACTTTTGGAATCAGGCAAAGCGCGTACTGCGCAAATACAACGGAATCGACCGAAAATCTTTCCCGCTGTTCTTGAAAGAATGCGGGTTCCGTTTTAACTTTGGCACACCTTCCGGGCAGCTCAAAGTGCTGCGTCGGTGGTGTGGAATTTAGGGCTTATCTAGTACAGCCCCAAAATAAAAGCAGGCACTGGGTCGGCAATACAAATGTAAAGACGGCGCACGCGGCCTTTGTTGCACAGGCCGTCTGAAAGCGCAACCTCACTGGTTGCGGCGGGGAAACGTTTTTCAGAAACGTCATTCCCGCCTGCGCGCACTACTGTCCGGAATAAAAATCCCCACCCCAAAACAAAAAGGTTGCAGCCCAACGTTTTTACGGGTAAACCCCAGAGCGTCAACTCAAAAACATCAGGACTGCAACCATGTACAGCATAAGCCGACTCCAACAAATCATCAAGCCCATCATGCACGGACGCTTCCGGCACCACATCCGCAAATATCAGGCAGACAAACACAATAAAGGCTTCGGCTGCCACAACCTACTGGTTTCCATGGTTTACGCCCACCTCAGCCACAGCAACAGCCTGCGCACCCTGGAACAATCCTTTAACGCCAACAGCAGCCACCACTACCACCTCAACGTCCGCAGCATCCGCCGCTCCACCCTGTCCGAAGCCCTCGCCAAACGCGACACCCGCCCCTTTGCCGATATGCTCGCCGAACTGATGCGCACATGCAGCCGCACCCTGCGCAAACCCACACAAGAAACCGCCGACTTACCCTACCTCATCGATTCCACCCCCATCGCCCTCAAAGGACGCGGCTTTGACCAATGGGTCAGTAACAACGGACGCATTGCTGGTTTAAAGATTCATATACTGATGAACCATGCCAACGGCTGTCCCACCGCCCAAAGCATCACCGATGCCACCATCAACGACATCGACCAACGCCACATCGTGCAGCCTGAAAAAGGCGCGGCCTATGTTTTTGACAAAGGCTATTGCGATGACAACTGGTGGGCAGAACCGGATAACGCAGGAGCCTGTTTCGTTACCCGTCTTAAAGCCAATGCCGCCGTTCAAGTGGTAGAACGCATAACGTCATCTGAAAACCCAAACACCAATGCAACCATCTTGGCAGACGAATACATCCGCTTCAAACACAAGAAGAACAGCAACCGACTCAACCATTACCACAGCAAAACCCTACGCCGCATTACCGTCAAACGCGAAGACAAAGCCCCTTTGGTGCTAGTGAGCAATAACCTGACCGCCCCCGCCCAAGAGATTGCCGATACCTACAAACAACGCTGGCAGATTGAATTACTGTTCAAATGGCTCAAACAACATTTGCAGCTCAAACGCTTTTTCGGACGCAATGCCAATGCGGTGAAACTGCAACTGTTGTGCGCGATGATGGCGTATCTGCTGTTGAAGCTGTACCAACAAAGTACACGAACCTACGACAGCCTGCATTTGCTGTACGCACGGATTGCGGGTTGTTTGTTTGAACGACCGCAAACACTGTATGCCTGCTATGCGCAGCGAAGGCGGGAGAGGGAGGTGTGGATGGAGGCGCAGGAAAGGTTGATTTGATGTCAAGTGTGTAGGGTGTTGATGTTTAAGGGGGATTTATTCCGGACAGTAGTGCGCCTGCGCGGGAATCTTGCCGGAATTCAAGCAATATTTTGTTTTTCAAGAATTGTTTAATCTCCACCAAGATTCCCACCTGCGCGGGAATGACGGAACAAGG
The window above is part of the Neisseria bacilliformis genome. Proteins encoded here:
- a CDS encoding IS1595 family transposase, whose amino-acid sequence is MKITRCKLKKSIQKKLLQFFVLEVTARSAANLLGIHPNSAVLFYRKVRVVISHHLSLEADMVFDGSVELDESYFGGHRKGKRGRGAAGKAAVFGILKRGGKVYTVVVENAKRETLLPVITKKIMPDSIVYTDCLGSYDVLDVSGFTHQRINHSKLFADRQNHISGIENFWNQAKRVLRKYNGIDRKSFPLFLKECGFRFNFGTPSGQLKVLRRWCGI
- a CDS encoding IS4 family transposase, whose translation is MYSISRLQQIIKPIMHGRFRHHIRKYQADKHNKGFGCHNLLVSMVYAHLSHSNSLRTLEQSFNANSSHHYHLNVRSIRRSTLSEALAKRDTRPFADMLAELMRTCSRTLRKPTQETADLPYLIDSTPIALKGRGFDQWVSNNGRIAGLKIHILMNHANGCPTAQSITDATINDIDQRHIVQPEKGAAYVFDKGYCDDNWWAEPDNAGACFVTRLKANAAVQVVERITSSENPNTNATILADEYIRFKHKKNSNRLNHYHSKTLRRITVKREDKAPLVLVSNNLTAPAQEIADTYKQRWQIELLFKWLKQHLQLKRFFGRNANAVKLQLLCAMMAYLLLKLYQQSTRTYDSLHLLYARIAGCLFERPQTLYACYAQRRREREVWMEAQERLI